In Pleurodeles waltl isolate 20211129_DDA chromosome 5, aPleWal1.hap1.20221129, whole genome shotgun sequence, the DNA window ctgatgtactACATTGATCTaatattgagtattgattactgattacgatagttattgattattgatttgagtgactcgactattctaggatggggagagcccgactcggttaaaagattcaccgacctccaacgtgtccaggtacaggtaatttataagggctggacgcgttatcaagagAAAAGGCATAAAACCGGTTTGTTGAGATGCTGTCTCTGTAACGATGCAGCCCGTGACGGGGATTGTTTGGAAACATCCTTGGCTGGTGTTACGTCTGCCTTTGCCAGCGTCATCCTTCCGCCTCTTCGCCCTGTGTTGTGCTATAAATCCTAGTCAGGAGAGCAGCAGAAATTCACATTTTGCTGCCCAGCCATGATGAAGACTTCAGTCACCATCTTGCTCCTTGCCGCCCTCCTTGGGCTCTGCGAGACGCTTCCAGTGGAGGGAGGGGGCTCTCCTGCAGGTGAGTGCACAGGGTTCAGGCCCTCAGTATCTCACTGCTCAATGTGTCTGAGGGGTTGAGTTTCTGTCTCCTTGTGCAGAAATAAGTGAATTTGCCTCTATTTTGTAAGAGACACACTATGAAGTCAGTAAAGTCTGCATAAAGTTGGTCAGGgtcttttattttttaatggtGGGAGGTGTTTTTGTTGGGAGAGTGGGTGTCAACTGCATCCATTAATGTGTTTTGTGCCATCGATGTTAAGTAGGTCCCTGGAATCCTTGAGATACAGGGGAGAAGGCTTTCACCTAAGGTCTTTGTATGTCAGTAATTTGCCAGGTCTCAGAGGGTCCTCATTCCATTTTGCAGTAGGCGAAGAGGGGCCACTGCTTTCCATTGTGCCACTGATGTGTGTATTGCTACTTAAAACACTGCAATGCTGCCTTGCATAAGTCTACGTCTGGCAGGCGTTAGTTAGTTGGAGCAAGGGTGTTCCcctgcatccacccatggtttttgagtTCAGGTTTTTGATTTCAGTCCAGATTTACTAACACCTGTAAACTTGAGTTTGTACCCACACTTGCTGGACACCTGACAATTTCTTCCTGGAGTTCCTAGCAGTGTGTGGTGCAACTCTGTAGGGTCAAATACATTTTTTCAACCCAACCTCGCTGGGATATGTTAAGTGTCGATGTGTTTCAGCCCCTTCagtctgggcctcatcaggacgaCACGCCTTTTATTTAAGTAGATTTTGAACTGGCGTTAGCTACGCTCGTGACGCCGATTTACTCAGAAGGAACTCTGCCATATGAAGGGGGTGCACGCCGAACGCGGATTCCCAACGCAGATCGGCTCATGGTCCATTTGTGGACTTCCTCTGTTAAATCAAGACTTTGGTAGCACGTGGATTTCTCAGACTCAGACCTAAGTACATACCTATTAAGAGGCAGTTTTGTCCCTCAATAGTCCTGATGAGCCCAGACTGAAGGGGCCGAAATGTGTCGACACTTAACATGTCCTGGCGAGGTTGGGTTGAAAAATGTATTCGACTCTACAGAGGTGTCCAGCAAGTGTGGGTGCAAGAACCTACAACCATAGCATTTAAGTCGATTACAACTAGAAACGTTCCCCGTAACCACTACCTCTCTCAGAGGAGATTAAGTTGGGGACAACCCACAGTTGACAGATTGCTTGCTCTCAAGTCTTCATTATGTATTTTAAATTTTATTATGTTGTGTAACACGTAGTTGTTGTAttttttgtgatctgtgtttatataATTGAGACATTTTGTCACAAATTGAATCATTTATGAGTCATTCTTCGCCCTGCTGAATCCGATCCAAATAAATACTGTAAAGAAATTAGACTACGAAGAAAGTATTGATCACTCTTTCTTCTGAATTTAGAGAAATTATCCTGGCCTTTTGACCAACTTTGTTCCACACTTCAGTACTTTTAGGCATGTAAAAACCCAAGTTTACCTACTGTTACATGGCCATTCACTGTCTCCTCCGTCTCTCACTCCTGGGTGTGGAGGAAGGTGTTGCAGAGTCCAGCTTTGTCAATGTCTGACGTTTGAGACCTATGTAGGAAAGCATTCTGGCATATGGGGTTTGTTAGCACACACCAAAGACCCTGGCAGCTGTTCTGCGGCAGCGCATACAGGGGACAATGTAGAAATATCTTTCCTGTCCTGGGCAAACTGGAACCCCCTGAACGTAAAAGGAAGGATATTTTTTAGGGGTGCAGAGCTAGAAACGAGGGACAAAGAAGGGATCTGAGCAGACAAAAGCGAAGGCATCATGCAAGGTTTGAGccaggaaaaagaaacaaaatgaaggTAAACCTTTACAGTGTTACAAAATTCTAATAGAAACGTCAGGACTATTTGAACCCTGTAGTGTGCCAAGATGAAACTAGTCTAAAGGTctccaaagttaaaaaaaagagggCAAGTGTGCAAAACCTGGgtaaagaaagctaaaataaaTCCAGCAAATAATCTAAAGCATGACAGAATATTACTGTGGATGGAATTGAggacatttaaaaataatttcagAATTTGAAGAAAACTAATTGAACTGTGGATGAAGTATAAAAAAAAAGTTCCAAAAAGTATTGGCTTTTGATAAATCatgtccacaaacagacagagctaTACCTAGAAGAATCTAGTGTAACTGAGTAAAagaattgagggccagatgtactacaAACACCAAACTGAGATTTTACAGTATCATAATTTGGGTTTGCGATTCGGTACCTGTAAGAGGTGTGCTTAAGGCATCCCTTCCAAGTACTGAATCACAGTTGTATGTAGTAATATTTTGAGActgaattccagttgcaaaacattaatatcttACAACCTCTTCAAAGGAGGTAGTAACTCATTCACAAataggaccctttcccttttgagaatgttaaaaaacaaaagagCAGTCATTGCCCACATACTTAGAGAGTTTACAGCTGTTTCCAAACTAGGTCAACTGTCTAAAGCATTGAATATTTCCGCTATTTCCCAACATCACGCCAGCAcaaattgatatacatgacaattGCCTTAAAGGGGTAAACAGTCTCTTTTCCCTACTCAGGCATCCATGTATCCCACTTTAAAAAAGACCTGCTACATAGGAAGCTCACAAAGACAATTACTTACCTCTAAGTACAAATATCTTTTTGAAAAGCAGTCTCACTCTTGTTTTTTGTGCATGTCGCCCTGTTGAAAAAGGTGATGCAATCTAGACTCCTTTATTATTTCACTAGTAAAACCAGTTATGCTCCCCCAAAAATCCTTTTGAGACACAATATTTAAGGAGCTTATCTGGTGTAATAGATGCTATAGGGAAGTACTAGACAAGCTATGAATCCCAAAGGAGCGGGGTAGGTGAGGGGCCCCAAACTTTGACTACTGACTTCTAGCTACAAAGCTCTAGTGGCTCGCTCATTGGCTGGAATGCCTCTCTCTAGAGGAGACTCTAGCATACTGCTATACCAAGAAAGTCTCCATAGACTTTTTCTCCCAACTGTTAGACTCTGGTGGGGGTCACTCTTATTTAGTACCTACTGCATTCAGATGCTGCATTCTGCACCTATCTGTCACCAAACACATTGTCCTCTTTGCCCCAGCTTTCCCTCTATTTGACCTTCTCAGATGAGGTAGGTGATATTCTGCAGAAGATCTCCAAATCTAGGAAGTTGCAGGTGGCACAACCTTACATGCTGGCCATTTTTTGCCCTTTGCTTCCCTAATAGAAAATGTTAACATCCATAGGTGAGAGTTTGTGATATGCCGAGCTCTGGTTCACATTTTATGGATAACAGGGAATATCAATGAGGTAGACCCACACACACTCCCTAATTCAAATGATAGATAGGTATATATGTCAGGATTCTGACATCCTGCCACTAGATGTCATTCACAAGGAACCTTTGAGAATCAGGCTTCACATCAGTATAGAACAGCATATATACCAACACTttccacacttagggcctcattatgagtttggcggaggggattactctgtcacaaacatgacagatatcctatccgccgtattacaagtttcatacgATATAATGGAACTTGGAATACGGCGGgcgtgatatctgtcacatttgtggtgaaGTAATCCCCTCCTctatactcgtaatgaggcccttagtttggttTCCAGGTTTCTGATGCACTGTGTTCCTTGTAGTTTACTCTGTCCTAGATCACATCCTAGTAGTGGTTTCCTGTTCACTAGATTTGTTCTTAAATCATAGGTTTTTCTGACCCTTTTATGTTTGAATTCTGGACCCCTTTATACTAGCATTCTAGATCCTTCTCTTTATTTGTTCCAATCGATACTCTGTTCCAGGTTTTCCTATTCACTGTCTTGTGTCTCCAAGCTCCTCTGGTCTTATTTTCTCCATTGCCTTTCCCAACCTGCGTCAATCCTCATCTTTTCTCCTCCTTCCCTTCCAGGCTGCAAGTACTCTCTTGTTTATATTACACATCAGTCATCCAGTCTTATCCCAGTCTCACCCCAGCTAGTTCCCTAATGGATCATCTGCTAATTCCCTGACAATATAGTGCTTTCCAATATCACACAGATATATCCCTACAGCCTCTTTGTGACTTATGAGAGTCTGAAATAGGACAGGTAGTCCATGACAAGGAATGGCATAATATAGTTGCATACCCTCATGCTTTCTCATGAAACGCTGAAATCATCTTATTTGATTCCACATCTTCCAGAGGGATACACCAATTCCTgcaaaaatgtacaaaatgtatCCTCGTGCTAATGTCTCCTGTGAATACTATGTCGTAGTATCAGCCAACCTCCGCCACATGCTCTGGAGAAGCCAGAAATGAATGGTCCAAAACTCTGAGTATACTGACAGACATTACCAGGCTGGCGAAGACAGCATCCAGGGTAGCCTGATCTTAGGGTTCATGTAAGAAGTCAAAAAACATAGAGTCGTTGCCTGCTTACTAGAACTTGCCCATTTCACGGTTTCATAAATGCTCTCTTACAGAAGCTTGTAGAGCAATTAAAGCCCACCCTCTGAATGGATCCTCTCATGAGGTTAAGACTCCTGTAAATCCCTCAGCAATATCCTATCCGATAAACTCAACATTATGCTAAATTGTTAAATATGCTGTTTGTCTGAATATCATAATGCCAATAAAGTTGTCGAAAACAGCAAAATGTAAGAGTTAGACAGTTACTCGAAGATACTAGGAACTTTTACATGATTTTAAACATCGTAATGACCGTgtattagaaaaaagaaaacaatgacaaaccgaATCCAAAGGAGGAAACCAAGTATAGTTAATGAgagccatatatagttccatggacAAATAAAATAGTTACTTTTGAACCAAAATATCAGCTTGCGTGCTCTTgatagttctgttgcagtagaggaagatgagtcagtaAATGTGTCATCAACgttgacaaaataaccagaatcaGTTTGTACAAAAACTGGACCtgtgttttgaagaggagaacttgcaTAAAGCCCCGTTGGTGGCTCATAGTAGACTATGaaatccgtttgtgtagaatttgaaaaAAAGTGCTCATTATCACCAGTAATTATTGTAGAAatagttgttagtggaaccaacaAAAGCTCATTTTCCAACCTCCccgagctcggagaggtgtcatcATTGTCATTGAAGACTTataggggaacatcctggtctgtagtgggacgGATTCAGGTACTGCCCAGAAGTCCCctaggtcggctgtgcaggatcagccatatggtgtagcttgacattgtcgatggagacaaagcaattttctttagaaccaggcagcagtggtagaatgatagtgttggtacagtgtattcccaggactggaacctctGCACAATAAGCAGGACCAAActaatttttcacatcaatcttttcacgcactagatccccaagtttcggaatccagccggtagatgttactggtacatcccgaATTCCAGAGGAGGAAGCGCTGGCAGATTTATTATcatcatggaattgttgtaaaacctgcaagacagtgacacgttcatttatgtcaaaggatgTATATGCCccatccatgccaggaccatcaagatctggaacatacatgcgggttccaaacaggcattcgtatgaagtactccccccagggaccttctggacagattgttaagtgctctctgaactccattcaGGTGTGTAAGCCACTTACGACTTGTGCCTAATACTCTGgtggttaaggattgctttaaatctccatttcatcgctccacaacactatttaccccgggatgaaatggagacgagtcaTGCAGTTTGAcctctaacgaagccatggcgtccctgacagcccttgaggcaaaaacagggccctggtccgagtggaaagccgcaatagcatatgtgccaataaagacttgcaaatctttaataacagttcgagtgtcagccgagcgttgtggccaatcccatagaaatctggagcatgagtgaacagcgactaggatgtatttgtatgcactgtctggtgtcaggggaccacaattctccaagtacacacattgtaatggtttgttggaaattaagagggctgTTTGTGGTAGGCGTTTGACTGTGGATACTTTAAGTTGCtgtcagatgtcacaacaaaggacatactgtttggtctgcttgtagacctggccaccaataacatgtttATGAGAGTGAAATTGTAACCACCGCaatagcatgggcagaagaaactccctcatgcgctgcttttattaactcaggtcttaggtctttattgggaatcacacaatatcccacacctggtattgtaaGTTGTGCTGCAAAAATGTCTGCCATACgacaggaatatttagcaggatatgcttccAGTAAGGGTGTGCCGTCACCCGAAGCTTTCATAGCTGCCATTATTTCATCATCCACTTTCAatttagaacgagttactgcagcaacagaagccagagctgatttggctgcttcatcagccaaagtgttgccttcaacgtgtattccaacacgctaatGTCCTAGTgtctacaacatggacattaggtagtgtttctttcagatccgctactttcccctacagaagtctgtgtttagtggtgttgcctttagaatctctgaacccattttggcgccagtaatggagatattcattgaaggactggacacaatagtaccaatcacaacaatcAACGTCATCttctcaggatccgtatgttccagtgcaatcaccagagccttgaacgctacaagttgtgcagtgcagtcccctagagtctgcgtgtaagtattttgAAGATGAAACTTGCCAttcttcatgtatccactcacgactgcgcaagcggcggagtattgatgtttggtgcctaatgctggttgggctgaaccatcagtgtacaaggTTGTccgatattgttcaataggcaatgtatttgctggaactggatactcaagttcatattttAGGAATTCTTTGGTCTGTAATTTGgattcaaaaacataatcaacatcattggccatcagagacgttgcccattgaatccaacgtgaatgtaatgctttagggtttggaacactcgctttggtaGCAGCTTCAAGCGCTAGAATGGGGGACACAACAAAAATGctcttcccctgggccagaggtctctcttttttAAGGACCggcatctggacagcagtgagaatcttctcagtgggagcaaTGCGTTGTTCAGctatggagtataagtgtgatttatatgcaatcgggacagtctcaccctcattgaatgtcacataggtgaaatcaATGCCacaagcaattactctgatgaacaCATGTTTTTTatgtcccttgtatgtaagtgttttgcttcaagcatttcTTTTTGCACTGCTCCAAGGAGGCGTGTATATTCGCCTGTCTattatttgctggtaaagtcaggacatattaagtcatataatggtttaatgtgttgtgcataatctggcatatatattctgccaaaatgtaaaaagcccaaTACTGACTGTAGCTTTTTTATTTCGTTCAGTGGTTGTAATTGtgagcatttttcaaaaaattggggtgcaaggctcttgccttcatccaacagttcgtatcccagaaacaggacactaaggaaggctattttcatttttttaaagttgaatttgtatccaattttggcaaatcctacaataatgccggctacccgtcttaaattttgcatgaggtcatcatctgtgagatagatgtcatccacaaatgacaacgcttcagggtctatgttgtgtaaaatagatgttacACTAGCTGAGAACAGTTCTAGACTGTTCTAGTAGCCTTGTGGGAGTTGGCAGAATTTGTTTTAGCATCTAGAGTGCTAAAacatgttaagtccctactttcaggcgctatgctttggcagaaaaacccattggaaccAGGGTCGTCTTATATTTTTTGTGCCCTACGTTGATCATGAgttctgtgctgtgtgcattttgtattgaaaATGAGCGTGTGTGACTGTTTGAAGGTCTGTAGTCCAAGACTATGCTATATGAGTGGTGACCAGAAATATTGGATTATTCATTGATAAATTTGAGGGTTCAAGCACGCCCTGCTACTCTAAttggttgaggatttccctcataggtgcttttgcatcatattttattggatattgaggttgaggttggggtcgGATTTTTATTGGTACTAAGTGATGGGGGAATTTTTCTCCCAACCTACATGACtgagatataacgcaggtgcttggtCCACTGCCAAATCAATGGTGTACAtttcaacaagctttctgggaacaaggggcaagaaggactTTTAAATAACGTCCACTCCATAAGGGAGATCGCGGACAAATTCTGGCAGCCAATATTTTCCAGCAAGTAAAATATCATAATTAGAAACAAGGCGGTCCCAAAAGATAGCGCCTATCAtacgttcaatgtctccctctagctggatagttactttatacaccctgtccgGTGTGAAGACACTCATGTCTGCCGTCTCAACTtgcaagaagtcatcagttgctttcatctccagatgttcttgaagatcctggtgaactattgtgacctctaccacactgtctaacagtgctagtccCCTATCCTGTTCTTTAGTAAAgcactcttcttgagtggcatgtcagatTGTAACTGCTGCCACCTTGTTCTTTTTAAATTGCGGTTTTTGTTCTTAACTCAAACTTCAGACatgcattgtgagtcctttctcggtttcacatactcagttcgctgctctgaccggtaacatctctcactgcgtttttccagtgagacctgaaaggaacaagataggCAAGATAggcgtgcatcagtatattgatatctgtcatgcgtttttatgttatctctaGTCCTAAGATTATATCTGTTTGGTGGGATCTCCGCACGctgagattctcctctttcttttttagagGTTTGTTGTTTTTCATCCCAGCGTTTTTGGAACCTTCAGGCACTTGCTTGGTAGTGTCTTTATTAGATCCACCTTGAAATTGTGGTgtggttggtctggcccccagactatctcgactactactagagtaggtctcagtgataatcttgggcagctcatgttcttgagccTGTACAAGAACATaccagagctgcatgcacactgctagtgcaactgcttccccttaaaggttacctgatataattgaagatacagtggcaaaattggcaTTTTTTGCATCCCAGAATCCaggcatcttgaatttgttttaatacctctagtagattggcaagtgttggtgaacCGTATGCGgtggtatagagcatggcaaataccatgcTCCATGTATTGgagttatcaactgtgggaaccatcctaaatggcaagcacatactGAGAAATCTATATTTATCCCGAGGTCCCGTATGTGGAAAAACTGATtcaagcgcatttattttttgtgctagccaaaacggaattTCGTCCCACATGGTGGGttccttacccatgatcaaatgtacagtagcAGGGTTGATGCCTtgcgtaactgcatgtggttgcgctggggcagcaccttctgggttagtatttaatgtttgcataacaacctgtactaacagtctgtatattgtcgTGAGCTCTATATATAAAGGCAGCGGACCTCAGCCTCCACTAAGGTTGCtgaatcagggtgtggtgtatatgtggctaatAAAGACCATTTCAGGCTATCACTATAATTGCTCACAGGACATAACCTaatgtgtaatattgtatgtggtagggcatcatcaagccaattattatggtcttgataagataaaggtatttctaaatatgcataagctctgtattgtgcaggagcATTTGCACGTGTGCAgtgattaaatgtatttgtgttcccatcggcTGCTGGAAAGGTGGCTCAAGAATAAAAtaattctgttctgtaggctggatgagcctcggtAACAAATGTGACTGGATACCCCTGGGCCgtcaggccatttgccaataaatatgcagtaaggggaggttgcatatttactgcaattgtcaCACGTTGTGGGTTAGCCATATTAATGGTAGttgtatgttcagagataaggacaccaactaGGGATTGGTTTTTTTAAGGCTCAAGCTTGAACAACGTACAgctcaagataggtactacctatttagctgaggaggaaatcctcattaccatggacgtctccatatatagttttgaggtgtctttagcctttagtgagacagagatacttaggaggatccaaatATTAGTGCCTGAGCAAATGTTGGTgtcgccatgtcacgtaggttctcattatgctaaagaggctactggatttgagaggcaaacatggattgtgggtactgagtacgatTCCACACCATATGACACCTGCCGGCCTAATCTGGGTTCCCCGGCTAACTAGTAGCACCTCATCTATGGGTGAGATGATTGTGCAACCAGGCTCATGACcagaaagactccccaggggaatcgtggtcaatccgatctcatccctttctctcagttacagaaGTCTCATATAGGCATGGTTCTGGTGAAAAGTGTACAAGTGATACAAATTGCACCATCTGAATATGAGTTACCAAGAGACTGAATACCATTGTCACCTCTGTATTTTTAGACACCTTAAAATTCCAAACAAGCACAAGTGTAGTCTCTGAGGTTCACCCAGTAGTAATTGTTGTACATCCATTCACTGTCTCCTCTGACTCAGTACTAGGTGTAGAGGAATATGCTATATCAGAGGTTTGTACTGTAGTTATTGTTCCATTTCCATTCACAGCCTTCTCTGATGCACTGCCAGGTGTGTAGGAAGGTGATGAAGCATCCAGCTTTGCCCACACCTGTCGTTTGATACCTATGCAGGAAACAACTCCGGCATAGTGCGTTAACACACTGCCAAAGACACTCTCTGCTATTCTGAGGCAAGGGATGAAGTCAAAATTAAGGTTAATCTTACTTAATGTTTCAAAATTCTAATAGAGAAATGTAAGTCATTTAAACCCTGCGGAGACCAGCAAGAAGCTAGTCTATGGGCCCCCAAAGGAGACAAAAGAGTACATGTGAGAATAACTAAGGTGAATAAGATCAGAAAGTACTATGTAAGTCCAGCAACTATTCTAAATCCTGAACGAATGCTACTGAGGATGGAACTGAGGACACATCAGATAGACtgtaacatcatttcaaaatacaaAGAAATAAATAGCACTTTACAGgaagtacaaaaacaaaaaaaggtcttAAAGGAAAGGGTAACGGATAGCATGTAAATTGGGAACAAAACCTGGAATCTGGTGCAATATTGTGAAGTAACCATGTGTAACAAGAGTCAGCCTAGAACACTTCCTACTGTGTTCAATGCCATGCCATGCCTACACTGGACACTATAGTTACACTGACCAATGTTCTTACACACACTAGGATACTTTGTTTTGACAGCAGAATATTATTGTGCTTATCAGAGTTAAATCTCTTAACCAGACACCCATGTTAAAGACCCCTGTGCTCACCAGCATAGCCTTAAGAACCTGGTGCCATGACATCACCTCATGATGTGCACCTTTGGATCGCCATACCTACCCTGGGCACAATTGTACCTCTACCAGCTGTGCCCACCTCTATTGCCACACTCCACCACAGCTCAGTGCTGATGCTGCCCCCTGTGTGTGCCAGTACTGCCATTCCTAAGGAGGGCACTGCAATACACAGTGCTGTTTGCATGCTAGTAAGGTTTAACTTAACCCAGGTACCATTGCGTATTGCTATTGGTAGTTGGGGCCCGCTGTCCTCTCTGCTCATATGTAATGCCACGTGTGACCTTGTGCAGTATCATCATCTTGCTGATGTGATCTCCAGAACTCATATCAAGACAGAGACTGAAATCCAGTGGCTCTCCAGGAGGAGTTTCTGCCCAATCTGTGTTCAGTAGCATagcttggatgactcctggtgccccctgaaatggagatAAAATCTCACACCTCACAGCAGTGTCTGATTCCTGATATACTTCTTACGATTGAAGGTGACTATTAGTGCACTGGCGTTGTGATGAGTCTTTTGTTCTTATGGTTTTATTAAAGAATCTAATAGGttcaaatttttttttacagtcaaTCCAAAGCCAGGAAGGTGTCAAAATATCACTCCAGTACTGTGTTTTGCTCCAGACTTGAATAACTGTGAGAGTGATGGGGACTGCCCCAGGGATCAGAAGTGCTGCAACTTGCCGTGTGGATACGGGTGCACAGATCCACAGACAGGTACTTGTGT includes these proteins:
- the LOC138297208 gene encoding antileukoproteinase-like isoform X1; amino-acid sequence: MMKTSVTILLLAALLGLCETLPVEGGGSPAVNPKPGRCQNITPVLCFAPDLNNCESDGDCPRDQKCCNLPCGYGCTDPQTVNSKPGRCPKITPGPCFAPHLNYCESDEECPRDQKCCILLCGYRCTALQTD
- the LOC138297208 gene encoding omwaprin-a-like isoform X2, with translation MMKTSVTILLLAALLGLCETLPVEGGGSPAVNPKPGRCQNITPVLCFAPDLNNCESDGDCPRDQKCCNLPCGYGCTDPQTD